One Setaria viridis chromosome 7, Setaria_viridis_v4.0, whole genome shotgun sequence genomic region harbors:
- the LOC117865352 gene encoding uncharacterized protein isoform X3, producing the protein MDLIRTPPARCPRLRPRQLAPSAAAPPASVSWAALPCHLPAYAAAPSPHQRDRRPRRGLRLRNAGSEGEAALAGRRRPRFLCLHGFRTSAEILRKQVVGRWPADVTARLDLVFADAPFPAEGKSDVDGIFDPPYYEWFQFAGEISGGQDPIKCRNLDRCFSYVEELMIRQGPFDGLLGFSQGAVVSAVLAGLQEQTRLCVFRQGLAFTGVAKVKCVIVISGGKIQAPVAAARAFNSKILCPSLHFIGDDDFVKVHSEELVEAFADPLVIRHPCGHTIPNLGQVSTITLQDAQRTYNGSAPRLRG; encoded by the exons ATGGATTTGATCCGTACTCCTCCAGCGAGATGCCCGCGGCTGCGGCCGCGGCAGCTCGCaccctccgccgcggcgccaccAGCTTCCGTTTCTTGGGCAGCGCTCCCCTGCCACCTACCAGCctacgccgccgcgccctcccccCACCAGCGcgatcgccggccgcgccgcggccTGCGGCTTCGGAACGCCGGCagcgagggggaggcggcgctagcggggcggcggcggccgcggttcCTGTGCCTGCACGGGTTCCGGACCAGCGCCGAGATCTTGCGCAAGCAGGTGGTGGGGAGATGGCCCGCCGACGTCACGGCGCGCCTCGACCTCGTCTTCGCCGACGCGCCCTTCCCCGCCGAGGGCAAGTCCGACGTCGATGGCATCTTCGACCCGCCCTACTACGAGTGGTTCCAGTTCGCCGGCGAG ATCTCGGGGGGACAGGATCCCATCAAGTGCAGGAACTTGGACAGGTGCTTCTCCTACGTCGAGGAGCTGATGATCAGACAAGGGCCGTTCGACGGGCTGCTAGGATTCTCCCAG GGCGCCGTCGTATCTGCAGTGCTTGCAGGGCTCCAGGAACAG ACTCGTCTCTGCGTTTTCCGGCAGGGGTTGGCCTTCACTGGggttgctaaggtgaagtgcgTGATAGTTATATCCGGGGGGAAGATCCAGGCTCCGGTGGCCGCCGCAAGGGCGTTCAACAGCAAGATCTTGTGCCCGTCGCTTCACTTCATTG GTGACGATGACTTTGTGAAGGTTCACAGTGAAGAGCTTGTAGAAGCATTTGCGGATCCACTTGTTATACGTCATCCCTGCGGCCATACTATACCTAATCTTG gtcaagtttCGACGAtaactctccaggacgctcagcgtacctataatggctccgctcccaggctcaggggctaa
- the LOC117865353 gene encoding dihydrofolate reductase, whose product MGSLGGEDRRQPEARGRRPRFLCLHGFRTSAEIMRKQVVGKWPADVTARLDLVFADAPFPAEGKSDVDGIFDPPYYEWFQFDKEFTEYRNFDKCLAYIEELMIKDGPFDGLMGFSQGAILSAALPGLQEQGLALTRVPKIKYLIIIGGAKFLSPTVAEKAYANKIACTSLHFIGDNDFLKTHGEKLIESCVDPFVIRHPKGHTVPRLDDKSLQVMLRFLDKIEKETSEHASTDVDEKEVCL is encoded by the exons ATGGGCAGCCTCGGCGGCGAGGATCGgcggcagccggaggcgcggGGTAGGCGGCCGCGGTTCCTGTGCCTGCACGGGTTCCGCACCAGCGCCGAGATCATGCGCAAGCAGGTGGTGGGCAAGTGGCCCGCCGACGTCACGGCGCGCCTCGACCTCGTCTTCGCCGACGCGCCCTTCCCCGCCGAGGGCAAGTCCGACGTCGACGGCATCTTCGACCCGCCCTACTACGAGTGGTTCCAGTTCGACAAG GAGTTTACAGAGTACAGGAATTTCGACAAGTGCCTCGCCTACATCGAGGAGCTCATGATCAAGGATGGCCCCTTCGACGGATTGATGGGTTTCTCCCAG GGTGCCATTCTATCCGCGGCGCTTCCCGGGCTCCAAGAACAA GGGCTGGCCCTGACTAGAGTTCCCAAGATCAAGTACCTGATCATCATCGGCGGCGCCAAGTTCCTGTCGCCGACTGTGGCCGAGAAGGCGTACGCCAACAAGATCGCGTGCACCTCGCTTCACTTCATCG GTGACAACGACTTCCTGAAAACCCATGGTGAGAAGCTCATAGAATCATGCGTCGACCCGTTCGTCATCCGTCACCCAAAGGGCCACACAGTTCCAAGGCTCG ATGACAAGAGCCTTCAAGTCATGCTCCGTTTCCTTGATAAGATTGAGAAGGAGACATCTGAGCATGCGTCCACCGATGTTGACGAAAAAGAAGTGTGCTTGTGA
- the LOC117865352 gene encoding uncharacterized protein isoform X1, giving the protein MDLIRTPPARCPRLRPRQLAPSAAAPPASVSWAALPCHLPAYAAAPSPHQRDRRPRRGLRLRNAGSEGEAALAGRRRPRFLCLHGFRTSAEILRKQVVGRWPADVTARLDLVFADAPFPAEGKSDVDGIFDPPYYEWFQFAGEISGGQDPIKCRNLDRCFSYVEELMIRQGPFDGLLGFSQGAVVSAVLAGLQEQTRLCVFRQGLAFTGVAKVKCVIVISGGKIQAPVAAARAFNSKILCPSLHFIGDDDFVKVHSEELVEAFADPLVIRHPCGHTIPNLDEKGLQTMLTFLDKIERGIWEHSSTDTKIMVSNSEAQISEV; this is encoded by the exons ATGGATTTGATCCGTACTCCTCCAGCGAGATGCCCGCGGCTGCGGCCGCGGCAGCTCGCaccctccgccgcggcgccaccAGCTTCCGTTTCTTGGGCAGCGCTCCCCTGCCACCTACCAGCctacgccgccgcgccctcccccCACCAGCGcgatcgccggccgcgccgcggccTGCGGCTTCGGAACGCCGGCagcgagggggaggcggcgctagcggggcggcggcggccgcggttcCTGTGCCTGCACGGGTTCCGGACCAGCGCCGAGATCTTGCGCAAGCAGGTGGTGGGGAGATGGCCCGCCGACGTCACGGCGCGCCTCGACCTCGTCTTCGCCGACGCGCCCTTCCCCGCCGAGGGCAAGTCCGACGTCGATGGCATCTTCGACCCGCCCTACTACGAGTGGTTCCAGTTCGCCGGCGAG ATCTCGGGGGGACAGGATCCCATCAAGTGCAGGAACTTGGACAGGTGCTTCTCCTACGTCGAGGAGCTGATGATCAGACAAGGGCCGTTCGACGGGCTGCTAGGATTCTCCCAG GGCGCCGTCGTATCTGCAGTGCTTGCAGGGCTCCAGGAACAG ACTCGTCTCTGCGTTTTCCGGCAGGGGTTGGCCTTCACTGGggttgctaaggtgaagtgcgTGATAGTTATATCCGGGGGGAAGATCCAGGCTCCGGTGGCCGCCGCAAGGGCGTTCAACAGCAAGATCTTGTGCCCGTCGCTTCACTTCATTG GTGACGATGACTTTGTGAAGGTTCACAGTGAAGAGCTTGTAGAAGCATTTGCGGATCCACTTGTTATACGTCATCCCTGCGGCCATACTATACCTAATCTTG ATGAGAAGGGCCTCCAAACTATGCTCACCTTCCTTGACAAGATTGAGAGGGGAATATGGGAACATTCATCGACCGATACTAAGATCATGGTCTCAAATTCGGAGGCTCAAATATCTGAAGTTTAG
- the LOC117862999 gene encoding uncharacterized protein gives MASPPSPPHAEGGASAGAVCCMCGDQGLPGELVRCRRCRVRLQHRYCSDLYPRAAAYRRCNWCLREPASDQGRRAGHAAAAVANKAEERRKAASGSSSSSDEERRQRQRHEGFSSRRPPAEPGHPVKKKHKADQEKMPPPPPPPPAEGKEIVADASGRKEVMRAGKTRASRVKVRRYKLLAEVISC, from the coding sequence atggcgtcgccgccgtctcctccacACGCCGAAGGGGGCGCGAGCGCCGGCGCCGTGTGCTGCATGTGCGGCGACCAGGGCCTCCCGGGCGAGCTGGTCCGCTGCAGGCGCTGCCGCGTCCGGCTGCAGCACAGGTACTGCAGCGACCTCTACCCGAGGGCGGCCGCGTACAGGCGGTGCAACTGGTGCCTGCGGGAGCCGGCGTCCGACCAGGGCCGGCGAGCCGgccacgccgcggcggcggtggcgaacaAGGCCGAGGAGAGGCGGAAGGCGGCGtcggggtcgtcgtcgtcctccgatgaggaacggcggcagcggcagcgccacGAGGGGTTCTCGTCGAGGAGGCCGCCCGCGGAGCCCGGACACCCGGTGAAGAAGAAGCACAAGGCCGATCAGGAgaagatgccgccgccgccgccgcccccgccggcggaAGGGAAGGAGATTGTTGCTGACGCCAGCGGGAGGAAGGAGGTGATGCGGGCGGGGAAGACGCGGGCGAGCAGGGTCAAGGTGCGCCGGTACAAGCTCCTGGCGGAGGTCATCAGCTGttag
- the LOC117865352 gene encoding uncharacterized protein isoform X2: MDLIRTPPARCPRLRPRQLAPSAAAPPASVSWAALPCHLPAYAAAPSPHQRDRRPRRGLRLRNAGSEGEAALAGRRRPRFLCLHGFRTSAEILRKQVVGRWPADVTARLDLVFADAPFPAEGKSDVDGIFDPPYYEWFQFAGEISGGQDPIKCRNLDRCFSYVEELMIRQGPFDGLLGFSQGAVVSAVLAGLQEQGLAFTGVAKVKCVIVISGGKIQAPVAAARAFNSKILCPSLHFIGDDDFVKVHSEELVEAFADPLVIRHPCGHTIPNLDEKGLQTMLTFLDKIERGIWEHSSTDTKIMVSNSEAQISEV; the protein is encoded by the exons ATGGATTTGATCCGTACTCCTCCAGCGAGATGCCCGCGGCTGCGGCCGCGGCAGCTCGCaccctccgccgcggcgccaccAGCTTCCGTTTCTTGGGCAGCGCTCCCCTGCCACCTACCAGCctacgccgccgcgccctcccccCACCAGCGcgatcgccggccgcgccgcggccTGCGGCTTCGGAACGCCGGCagcgagggggaggcggcgctagcggggcggcggcggccgcggttcCTGTGCCTGCACGGGTTCCGGACCAGCGCCGAGATCTTGCGCAAGCAGGTGGTGGGGAGATGGCCCGCCGACGTCACGGCGCGCCTCGACCTCGTCTTCGCCGACGCGCCCTTCCCCGCCGAGGGCAAGTCCGACGTCGATGGCATCTTCGACCCGCCCTACTACGAGTGGTTCCAGTTCGCCGGCGAG ATCTCGGGGGGACAGGATCCCATCAAGTGCAGGAACTTGGACAGGTGCTTCTCCTACGTCGAGGAGCTGATGATCAGACAAGGGCCGTTCGACGGGCTGCTAGGATTCTCCCAG GGCGCCGTCGTATCTGCAGTGCTTGCAGGGCTCCAGGAACAG GGGTTGGCCTTCACTGGggttgctaaggtgaagtgcgTGATAGTTATATCCGGGGGGAAGATCCAGGCTCCGGTGGCCGCCGCAAGGGCGTTCAACAGCAAGATCTTGTGCCCGTCGCTTCACTTCATTG GTGACGATGACTTTGTGAAGGTTCACAGTGAAGAGCTTGTAGAAGCATTTGCGGATCCACTTGTTATACGTCATCCCTGCGGCCATACTATACCTAATCTTG ATGAGAAGGGCCTCCAAACTATGCTCACCTTCCTTGACAAGATTGAGAGGGGAATATGGGAACATTCATCGACCGATACTAAGATCATGGTCTCAAATTCGGAGGCTCAAATATCTGAAGTTTAG